One Malania oleifera isolate guangnan ecotype guangnan chromosome 10, ASM2987363v1, whole genome shotgun sequence genomic region harbors:
- the LOC131166021 gene encoding uncharacterized protein LOC131166021, producing the protein MWAAQTGSPGLPVTVFSTATTQSKRITCAIAVSAFLRQRRLHRFAFSHHHDIAAQGAGGLGRVIFSASKSSGNSPYSKSTPPNPTPETELERQLRGSDVLWALRRAADEKKKISEAKKKKKEEEENERRGSSTSMGRREMEDSALDYREVRPLRIKSDWKTRLDELGKRLQELSRVA; encoded by the coding sequence ATGTGGGCTGCTCAGACGGGATCACCGGGGCTCCCTGTCACCGTCTTCTCCACGGCAACCACACAATCTAAGAGGATAACTTGTGCCATCGCCGTCTCAGCCTTCTTGCGGCAGAGACGGCTGCATCGATTCGCCTTCTCGCATCATCATGACATCGCTGCACAGGGCGCCGGGGGCCTAGGCCGCGTTATCTTCTCCGCTTCTAAATCGAGCGGCAACTCACCATATTCGAAATCCACCCCGCCAAATCCAACTCCAGAAACCGAACTAGAGAGACAGCTCAGAGGCTCAGATGTTTTGTGGGCTCTACGGAGAGCCGctgatgagaaaaaaaaaatcagtgaggccaagaagaagaagaaggaggaggaggagaatgAGAGAAGGGGCTCTTCAACCTCAATGGGCAGGAGGGAAATGGAGGACAGTGCTTTGGATTATCGCGAGGTGAGACCTTTGCGTATAAAGAGCGATTGGAAGACTCGGTTGGATGAGTTGGGGAAGCGTCTTCAAGAGCTTTCTAGAGTCGCTTGA